From a region of the Bacteroidales bacterium genome:
- a CDS encoding T9SS type A sorting domain-containing protein yields the protein MLGMSGIVMNAQEVTIAPGGYITVKENGVLYIGMDLLIQSVPDSSGYFVDHSSVGGLTVTGDITVERYMTADVWHNMASPVSNESSNCFTGTDLVFYYDETLILNAWEFGWVWYSGATGGPLMVFRGYDVYFDTIPVTVNYYATGTETLNTGPYTISVINTNSTPGEIPSHKGWSLLGNPYPSPVDWLASTGWDKSDINDAKYIWDGTNDIYTIFIGGGAPIGINGGTRFIPSSQGFWIQAIQTGSIGINNAVRLGDITGTPDFYKVEPIDYPMVSLVASGNDFSDEIIIRFLDGTTEGFDVNKDASKLFSFIEDVPQISIKAGNQILAINTLPELKDNLEVLLNFQCGKAGYYKISLTKRTNLDLNTKVYLKDELEQTIINLTADSVYGFYHKPANDINRFKIYFNPSADVLNNITPESYFTVYVEKNIITILKNTVQHVSGEIAIYNMLGQPVCREILVNEDKSSIRVNLPTGYYIVSIITNQHVSNSKILISN from the coding sequence ATGCTTGGTATGTCTGGCATAGTCATGAATGCCCAGGAGGTTACCATTGCACCGGGTGGTTATATAACCGTGAAAGAAAACGGTGTATTATATATCGGAATGGACCTTCTTATACAATCCGTCCCTGATTCTTCCGGTTATTTTGTGGACCATTCTTCGGTTGGCGGTTTGACGGTCACGGGTGATATTACAGTCGAAAGGTATATGACTGCCGATGTGTGGCATAATATGGCCTCCCCGGTTAGTAACGAATCAAGCAATTGTTTCACGGGAACGGACCTGGTGTTCTACTATGACGAGACCTTGATCCTGAACGCCTGGGAGTTCGGATGGGTTTGGTACTCAGGCGCCACCGGTGGACCGTTAATGGTATTCAGGGGGTATGATGTCTACTTTGACACTATTCCCGTTACGGTGAATTACTATGCTACCGGAACCGAAACCCTAAACACAGGACCCTATACTATTTCCGTAATTAACACTAACTCAACACCGGGCGAAATTCCCTCTCACAAAGGCTGGAGCCTGTTAGGCAACCCTTACCCTTCGCCTGTCGACTGGCTGGCAAGCACGGGATGGGACAAGTCGGACATCAATGATGCAAAATATATCTGGGACGGTACCAATGATATCTATACTATTTTCATTGGCGGTGGAGCACCGATTGGTATTAATGGAGGAACGCGCTTTATCCCATCCAGCCAGGGCTTTTGGATACAGGCCATTCAGACCGGCAGCATCGGGATCAATAATGCCGTGCGCCTGGGCGACATAACCGGGACACCCGATTTTTATAAGGTTGAACCTATTGACTACCCGATGGTAAGCCTGGTAGCTTCAGGAAATGACTTCAGTGACGAGATTATCATCAGGTTCCTGGATGGAACCACAGAAGGATTTGACGTGAATAAGGATGCGTCTAAATTATTCAGCTTCATTGAAGATGTCCCCCAGATCAGCATAAAGGCCGGCAATCAAATCCTTGCTATAAACACCCTCCCGGAACTAAAGGACAATCTTGAAGTATTATTGAACTTTCAATGTGGAAAAGCCGGATATTACAAAATCAGCTTAACTAAAAGGACTAACCTGGATCTTAATACTAAAGTATATCTGAAAGATGAACTGGAACAAACGATCATCAACCTGACAGCAGATTCTGTTTATGGGTTTTATCACAAACCTGCAAATGATATAAACAGGTTTAAGATCTATTTTAATCCATCTGCCGATGTCCTGAATAACATCACCCCGGAATCGTATTTTACAGTTTATGTAGAAAAAAACATAATTACCATTTTAAAGAACACGGTTCAGCATGTTTCCGGAGAGATAGCCATCTATAATATGCTTGGGCAGCCCGTATGCCGGGAAATCCTTGTTAATGAAGATAAATCCAGTATCAGGGTTAACCTTCCCACCGGGTATTATATCGTCAGTATCATAACAAATCAGCACGTTTCTAATTCAAAAATTTTGATCAGTAACTAA
- a CDS encoding Fn3-like domain-containing protein: MKSTKYHLLLVVSVIAFLSYVDLNAQELEVSPGTLTFATNPGSSQTQQISLRNKGNTEQSFIFNLNDWLTDEAGEVKYFSPGTTARSCADWITVSPALVTLQPNESATINVTMLVPNDNPSTKWAVLFIQSAVEQTGPKAVDKEMALGVQLALRIAVTIYQSPAGNTLYKGSIEGLLEKVGDDNTRKYSTQVINLGDKVLNCKVYFTVSNLETAEEFTSTPTEFSLLPETSKKVEYTLDKPLAKGRYSVAAILDYGFNTELDGVQLDIVVK, from the coding sequence ATGAAAAGCACTAAGTACCACCTGTTACTTGTAGTTTCTGTTATCGCTTTCTTATCTTACGTAGATTTGAATGCCCAGGAACTGGAAGTCTCCCCCGGGACTTTGACATTTGCTACCAATCCAGGCTCCTCACAAACCCAACAAATTTCATTGAGGAATAAAGGAAATACTGAACAATCATTTATTTTCAACCTGAACGACTGGCTTACTGATGAAGCCGGGGAAGTAAAATATTTCAGCCCGGGCACAACCGCCCGTTCCTGTGCCGACTGGATAACCGTTTCACCCGCTCTGGTCACCCTGCAACCTAATGAGTCAGCAACCATTAATGTCACTATGCTTGTCCCTAATGATAACCCCTCTACAAAATGGGCGGTATTGTTTATTCAATCTGCTGTGGAGCAAACGGGACCTAAAGCGGTTGATAAAGAAATGGCATTGGGGGTCCAGCTAGCCCTTAGAATTGCTGTAACCATTTATCAGTCACCAGCCGGCAATACCCTCTATAAAGGAAGTATCGAGGGATTGTTGGAAAAAGTCGGCGATGATAATACCAGGAAATACTCAACGCAGGTAATTAACCTGGGGGATAAGGTATTGAATTGTAAGGTGTATTTTACTGTTTCAAACCTTGAAACAGCAGAAGAGTTTACATCAACTCCCACTGAGTTTTCTCTTCTTCCCGAAACCAGTAAAAAAGTTGAGTACACCCTTGATAAACCCCTGGCAAAAGGGCGATACTCCGTTGCAGCTATCCTGGATTATGGCTTCAACACTGAACTGGATGGCGTACAACTTGATATTGTTGTCAAGTAA